A window from Micromonospora profundi encodes these proteins:
- a CDS encoding type IV secretory system conjugative DNA transfer family protein encodes MSGKMSSGPPRGADLFFWAFSLVVLANLGLFIVAWTGGTLGAGVTGHGWRPPPFTMGSYFALVSGDLDTLWPGASPYAVYGGMVVVAALLVVPVVVAGRWLLDRRNQGVGLARRSDLASLAPAGIAARARELRPSLAGMKHLPPDETGNLLGDLSPNGPELRSSYEDVELDLMAPRAGKSTGIAIPRVLRARGAVLLTSNKSDVYAVTRAERERVGTVWTFDPQGIAHAPREMWWDILADCVTIEGARRLAGHFVASVNDDSSKKDFWISAAQNTLTALFLAAARGRASVTDLLGWLADPADRTPIDLLRDANMQAMAEQLQGTVRGAVETRDGIYETARQCVACLLDPDILAWVSPDPYLPQFRPDRHVLGRDTLYLLSKDGGGSAAGVIAGLADATLRAGVVAAERMGGRLDPPMTAVLDEAANVCRISDLPDLYSHLGSRGINVVTLLQSYRQGSRVWGEAGMDAMWGAATIKLLGAGLDDADFVEKISKLVGQHDVSTVSVSRSRDGSSRSVSYRQEHVLPADRIRALPKGTALLLATGVRPAVIKLRPWYKEPDAGRISALAKQEVAAITERATAKLGTGWS; translated from the coding sequence GTGAGCGGAAAGATGTCCTCCGGTCCGCCACGCGGGGCGGACCTGTTCTTCTGGGCCTTCAGCCTGGTGGTCCTCGCCAACCTCGGGCTCTTCATCGTCGCCTGGACCGGCGGCACGCTCGGCGCCGGCGTGACCGGGCACGGCTGGCGGCCGCCGCCGTTCACAATGGGCTCGTACTTTGCCCTGGTCTCCGGCGACCTCGACACGCTCTGGCCCGGCGCGTCCCCGTACGCGGTCTACGGCGGGATGGTCGTGGTGGCCGCGCTCCTCGTCGTGCCGGTAGTGGTGGCCGGGCGCTGGCTGCTCGACAGGCGCAACCAGGGCGTCGGGCTGGCCCGCCGCAGCGACCTCGCGTCGTTGGCCCCGGCCGGCATCGCCGCCCGCGCCCGGGAACTGCGTCCCTCGCTGGCCGGGATGAAGCACCTGCCGCCGGACGAGACCGGCAACCTGCTCGGCGACCTGTCCCCGAACGGCCCGGAGCTGCGCTCCTCCTACGAGGACGTGGAGCTGGACCTGATGGCGCCCCGGGCCGGCAAATCCACGGGCATCGCCATACCCCGGGTGCTGCGTGCCCGCGGCGCGGTCCTGCTGACGTCAAACAAGTCCGACGTGTACGCGGTGACCCGCGCCGAACGGGAACGCGTCGGCACCGTCTGGACGTTCGACCCGCAGGGCATCGCGCACGCGCCTCGGGAGATGTGGTGGGACATCCTCGCCGACTGCGTCACGATCGAGGGCGCGCGGCGACTGGCCGGGCACTTCGTCGCCTCGGTCAACGACGACAGCTCGAAGAAGGACTTCTGGATCTCGGCGGCGCAGAACACCCTGACCGCGCTCTTCCTGGCCGCCGCCCGGGGGCGGGCCTCGGTCACCGATCTGCTCGGCTGGCTGGCCGACCCGGCCGACCGCACTCCGATCGACCTGCTGCGCGACGCGAACATGCAGGCGATGGCCGAGCAGTTGCAGGGCACCGTACGCGGGGCCGTGGAGACCCGCGACGGCATCTACGAGACCGCCCGGCAGTGTGTGGCGTGCCTGCTCGACCCGGACATCCTGGCGTGGGTAAGCCCGGACCCGTACCTGCCGCAGTTCCGTCCGGACCGGCACGTGCTCGGCCGGGACACCCTCTACCTGCTCTCCAAGGACGGCGGCGGCTCCGCCGCAGGGGTGATCGCCGGACTCGCCGACGCGACGCTGCGGGCCGGGGTGGTCGCCGCCGAGCGGATGGGCGGGCGGTTGGACCCGCCGATGACGGCGGTGCTCGACGAGGCGGCGAACGTGTGCCGGATCTCGGACCTGCCCGACCTCTACTCGCACCTCGGCTCGCGCGGGATCAACGTGGTGACCCTGTTGCAGAGCTATCGGCAGGGGTCCCGGGTCTGGGGCGAGGCGGGCATGGACGCGATGTGGGGCGCGGCCACAATCAAGCTGCTCGGCGCGGGGCTCGACGACGCCGACTTCGTGGAGAAGATCTCCAAGCTGGTCGGTCAGCACGACGTGAGCACCGTCAGCGTCTCGCGCAGCCGGGACGGCTCGTCGCGGTCGGTCTCGTACCGGCAGGAGCACGTCCTGCCTGCCGACCGGATCCGCGCCCTGCCGAAGGGGACAGCCCTGTTGCTGGCCACCGGCGTCCGACCGGCGGTGATCAAATTGCGCCCCTGGTACAAGGAGCCGGACGCGGGACGGATCTCGGCGCTCGCCAAGCAGGAGGTCGCGGCCATTACCGAGCGGGCCACCGCCAAGCTCGGCACGGGGTGGTCGTAG